In Ammospiza nelsoni isolate bAmmNel1 chromosome 20, bAmmNel1.pri, whole genome shotgun sequence, one DNA window encodes the following:
- the ABL1 gene encoding tyrosine-protein kinase ABL1 isoform X2 codes for MKMLEICLKLVGCKSKKGLSSSSSCYLEEALQRPVVSDFEPQGLSEAARWNSKENLLSCPSENDPHLFVALYDFVASGDNTLSITKGEKLRVLGYNHNGEWCEAQTKNGQGWVPSNYITPVNSLEKHSWYHGPVSRNAAEYLLSSGINGSFLVRESESSPGQRSISLRYEGRVYHYRINTASDGKLYVSSESRFNTLAELVHHHSTVADGLITTLHYPAPKRNKPTIYGVSPNYDKWEIERTDITMKHKLGGGQYGEVYEGVWKKYNLTVAVKTLKEDTMEVEEFLKEAAVMKEIKHPNLVQLLGVCTREPPFYIITEFMTYGNLLDYLRECNRQEVNAVVLLYMATQISSAMEYLEKKNFIHRDLAARNCLVGENHLVKVADFGLSRLMTGDTYTAHAGAKFPIKWTAPESLAYNKFSIKSDVWAFGVLLWEIATYGMSPYPGIDLSQVYELLEKDYRMERPEGCPEKVYELMRACWQWSPSDRPSFAEIHQAFETMFQESSISDEVEKELGKKGMRSVVSNFLQAPELPTKTRTSRRAAESKDANEGLETAHARGQGECDLLDHEPAVSPLLPRKERVALESSLNEDERLLPKDKKHNLFSALIKKKKKTAPTPPKRSSSFREMDGHSERRAGGEEESRDAGNGAFIAPPADTAEPSKFQSPSNGAGVTNGVVAGNSGFLSPHLRKKSSTMSSSRGVAAEEESSSNSSKRFLRSCSASCVPHGAKDTEWKSVTLPRDLQSTGRQFDSSTFGGHKSEKPALPRKRANETKAEIAVRGTVTPPPRLLKKNEETADDVFKDAESSPGSSPPTLTPKLGRRQPAAPPSSSGLHKDDGVKSSALGTTVMMDQGSAAKPNPAGFVGASKASSEEPRLRRLKQPSESAGKDKGKLSKLKPAPPLPLSSSSIAKPGKVSHSPSHEAAADVVSGPKSKQLTQVGEAAGSDAVKPNQSGEGVKKLGIPSVPKPQSSTKLLLSTATPAASSSSIPSAPGGDQPSSTAFIPLISTRVSLRKTRQPPERIASGTITKGVVLESTEALRLAISKNSEQMASHSAVLEAGKNLYTFCVSYVDSIQQMRNKFAFREAINKLENNLRELQICPASAGGGPAATQDFSKLLSSVKEISDIVQR; via the exons ATGAAAATGTTGGAGATTTGCTTGAAATTGGTGGGTTGCAAATCGAAGAAGgggctttcctcctcctccagctgctaCCTGGAAG AAGCCCTTCAGAGACCGGTAGTGTCAGACTTTGAGCCGCAGGGTCTGAGCGAAGCAGCTCGCTGGAACTCCAAGGAAAacctcctctcctgccccagtGAAAATGACCCCCATCTCTTTGTTGCACTGTATGATTTTGTGGCGAGTGGGGACAACACTCTCAGCATAACTAAAG GTGAAAAGCTCCGCGTGCTGGGCTACAATCACAATGGGGAGTGGTGTGAGGCTCAGACCAAGaacgggcagggctgggtgcccaGCAATTACATCACGCCGGTGAACAGCTTGGAGAAGCACTCGTGGTACCACGGGCCGGTGTCGCGGAACGCCGCCGAGTACCTGCTGAGCAGCGGCATCAACGGCAGCTTCCTGGTGCGGGAGAGCGAGAGCAGCCCCGGCCAGAGATCCATCTCCCTGCGCTACGAGGGCAGGGTCTACCACTACAGGATCAACACTGCCTCCGATGGCAAG CTCTATGTGTCTTCAGAGAGCCGCTTCAACACgctggcagagctggtgcaTCACCACTCCACGGTGGCAGACGGGCTCATCACCACGCTGCACTACCCAGCGCCCAAGCGCAACAAGCCCACCATCTACGGCGTGTCCCCCAACTACGACAAGTGGGAGATCGAGCGCACCGACATCACCATGAAGCACAAGCTGGGGGGAGGCCAGTATGGAGAGGTCTATGAAGGAGTCTGGAAGAAGTACAACCTGACAGTGGCTGTGAAAACTCTCAAG GAGGATACCATGGAGGTGGAAGAGTTCTTGAAAGAAGCTGCAGTAATGAAGGAGATCAAGCATCCGAACTTGGTGCAATTATTAG GGGTGTGCACACGGGAACCTCCTTTCTACATCATCACAGAGTTCATGACATATGGGAACCTGCTGGATTACCTGAGGGAGTGTAACAGGCAGGAGGTGAatgctgtggtgctgctgtaCATGGCAACTCAGATCTCCTCAGCCATGGAGtacctggagaagaaaaacttCATCCACAG GGACCTTGCTGCCAGGAACTGCCTTGTAGGGGAGAACCACTTGGTGAAGGTGGCAGACTTTGGCCTGAGCAGGTTAATGACGGGTGACACCTACACGGCCCACGCTGGAGCAAAATTCCCCATCAAGTGGACTGCACCAGAAAGCCTGGCCTACAACAAGTTCTCCATCAAATCCGATGTCTGGG CCTTTGGTGTTCTGCTGTGGGAAATTGCAACCTATGGTATGTCCCCTTACCCTGGGATTGACCTGTCTCAAGTCTATGAGCTGTTGGAGAAGGACTATCGTATGGAGCGTCCTGAAGGCTGTCCTGAGAAAGTTTATGAGCTCATGAGAGCAT GCTGGCAGTGGAGTCCCTCTGATAGACCATCCTTTGCTGAGATCCATCAGGCCTTTGAGACGATGTTTCAGGAATCCAGCATATCTGATG aggtggagaaggagctgggaaagaAGGGCATGAGGAGTGTAGTGAGCAATTTCCTGCAAGCCCCAGAGTTGCCAACCAAAACGCGAACATCgaggagagctgcagaaagcAAAGATGCCAACGAGGGCTTGGAGACTGCTCATGCTCGAGGCCAGGGGGAATGTG aCCTCCTGGATCATGAACCTGCTGTTTCCCCCTTGCTCCCACGGAAGGAGAGGGTGGCCCTGGAGAGCAGTTTGAATGAAGATGAGCGGCTGCTCCCAAAAGACAAAAAGCACAACCTCTTCAGTGCCCTgatcaagaagaagaagaaaactgcccccacccctccaaaaaggagcagctccttcagggAGATGGACGGACACTCGGAGCGCAGGGCAGGcggggaggaggagagcagggatgctggAAATGGAGCTTTCATTGCCCCCCCTGCAGACACAGCTGAGCCCTCCAAGTTCCAGAGCCCCAGCAATGGGGCTGGTGTCACCAACGGGGTCGTGGCTGGCAACTCTGGGTTCTTATCTCCCCACCTACGGAAGAAGTCCAGCACAATGAGCAGCAGCCGAGGGGTggctgctgaggaggagagCAGTTCCAACTCCAGCAAGCGTTTCTTGAGGTCCTGCTCAGCCTCCTGTGTGCCCCATGGAGCCAAGGACACAGAGTGGAAATCTGTGACTCTGCCTCGGGATCTGCAGTCCACGGGACGCCAGTTTGATTCCTCCACTTTCGGGGGGCACAAGAGTGAGAAGCCGGCGCTGCCTCGGAAACGGGCGAACGAGACCAAGGCTGAAATTGCTGTCAGGGGAACAGTGACCCCTCCTCCACGGCTGCTTAAGAAGAATGAAGAGACTGCTGATGATGTGTTCAAAGATGCAGAgtccagccctggctccagccctcccACCCTGACACCAAAACTTGGCCGTAGgcagcctgctgctcctccttcctccagcgGGCTCCACAAGGATGATGGAGTCAAATCCAGTGCCTTAGGTACCACTGTGATGATGGACCAAGGTTCTGCTGCCAAACCCAACCCTGCTGGGTTCGTGGGGGCAAGCAAAGCTTCCTCTGAGGAGCCACGCCTGAGGAGGCTCAAGCAGCCCTCGGAGTCGGCAGGGAAGGACAAAGGGAAGTTATCGAAGCTGAAAccagcccctcctctcccactGTCTTCATCCTCCATTGCCAAGCCTGGGAAGGTTTCTCACAGTCCCAGccatgaagcagcagcagatgtggtGTCTGGGCCGAAATCCAAACAGTTGACTCAGGTtggagaggctgcaggcagtgatGCTGTCAAGCCAAACCAGTCAGGGGAAGGTGTGAAAAAGCTGGGGATCCCCTCGGTACCAAAGCCACAATCCTCtacaaagctgctgctgagcacagcaaccccagctgcctcctcctcatccATCCCCTCGGCCCCAGGCGGGGACCAGCCGTCATCCACAGCCTTCATCCCCCTCATATCCACCAGGGTCTCGCTGAGGAAGACCCGGCAGCCCCCGGAGAGGATTGCCAGCGGCACCATCACCAAAGGGGTGGTGCTGGAGAGCACCGAGGCACTGCGGCTCGCCATCAGCAAGAACTCGGAGCAGATGGCCAGCCACAGCGCCGTCCTGGAGGCTGGCAAGAACCTCTACACCTTCTGCGTGAGCTACGTGGACTCCATCCAGCAGATGAGGAACAAGTTTGCCTTTCGGGAGGCCATCAATAAGCTGGAGAACAACCTGAGGGAGCTGCAGATCTGCCCCGCGAGCGCTGGCGGCGGCCCCGCTGCCACCCAGGACTTCAGCAAACTGCTCAGCTCCGTGAAAGAAATCAGCGACATCGTCCAGAGGTAG
- the ABL1 gene encoding tyrosine-protein kinase ABL1 isoform X1 — protein MGQQPGKVLGDQRRPSLPALHFIKGAGKKESSRHAGPHCNVFVEHEALQRPVVSDFEPQGLSEAARWNSKENLLSCPSENDPHLFVALYDFVASGDNTLSITKGEKLRVLGYNHNGEWCEAQTKNGQGWVPSNYITPVNSLEKHSWYHGPVSRNAAEYLLSSGINGSFLVRESESSPGQRSISLRYEGRVYHYRINTASDGKLYVSSESRFNTLAELVHHHSTVADGLITTLHYPAPKRNKPTIYGVSPNYDKWEIERTDITMKHKLGGGQYGEVYEGVWKKYNLTVAVKTLKEDTMEVEEFLKEAAVMKEIKHPNLVQLLGVCTREPPFYIITEFMTYGNLLDYLRECNRQEVNAVVLLYMATQISSAMEYLEKKNFIHRDLAARNCLVGENHLVKVADFGLSRLMTGDTYTAHAGAKFPIKWTAPESLAYNKFSIKSDVWAFGVLLWEIATYGMSPYPGIDLSQVYELLEKDYRMERPEGCPEKVYELMRACWQWSPSDRPSFAEIHQAFETMFQESSISDEVEKELGKKGMRSVVSNFLQAPELPTKTRTSRRAAESKDANEGLETAHARGQGECDLLDHEPAVSPLLPRKERVALESSLNEDERLLPKDKKHNLFSALIKKKKKTAPTPPKRSSSFREMDGHSERRAGGEEESRDAGNGAFIAPPADTAEPSKFQSPSNGAGVTNGVVAGNSGFLSPHLRKKSSTMSSSRGVAAEEESSSNSSKRFLRSCSASCVPHGAKDTEWKSVTLPRDLQSTGRQFDSSTFGGHKSEKPALPRKRANETKAEIAVRGTVTPPPRLLKKNEETADDVFKDAESSPGSSPPTLTPKLGRRQPAAPPSSSGLHKDDGVKSSALGTTVMMDQGSAAKPNPAGFVGASKASSEEPRLRRLKQPSESAGKDKGKLSKLKPAPPLPLSSSSIAKPGKVSHSPSHEAAADVVSGPKSKQLTQVGEAAGSDAVKPNQSGEGVKKLGIPSVPKPQSSTKLLLSTATPAASSSSIPSAPGGDQPSSTAFIPLISTRVSLRKTRQPPERIASGTITKGVVLESTEALRLAISKNSEQMASHSAVLEAGKNLYTFCVSYVDSIQQMRNKFAFREAINKLENNLRELQICPASAGGGPAATQDFSKLLSSVKEISDIVQR, from the exons AAGCCCTTCAGAGACCGGTAGTGTCAGACTTTGAGCCGCAGGGTCTGAGCGAAGCAGCTCGCTGGAACTCCAAGGAAAacctcctctcctgccccagtGAAAATGACCCCCATCTCTTTGTTGCACTGTATGATTTTGTGGCGAGTGGGGACAACACTCTCAGCATAACTAAAG GTGAAAAGCTCCGCGTGCTGGGCTACAATCACAATGGGGAGTGGTGTGAGGCTCAGACCAAGaacgggcagggctgggtgcccaGCAATTACATCACGCCGGTGAACAGCTTGGAGAAGCACTCGTGGTACCACGGGCCGGTGTCGCGGAACGCCGCCGAGTACCTGCTGAGCAGCGGCATCAACGGCAGCTTCCTGGTGCGGGAGAGCGAGAGCAGCCCCGGCCAGAGATCCATCTCCCTGCGCTACGAGGGCAGGGTCTACCACTACAGGATCAACACTGCCTCCGATGGCAAG CTCTATGTGTCTTCAGAGAGCCGCTTCAACACgctggcagagctggtgcaTCACCACTCCACGGTGGCAGACGGGCTCATCACCACGCTGCACTACCCAGCGCCCAAGCGCAACAAGCCCACCATCTACGGCGTGTCCCCCAACTACGACAAGTGGGAGATCGAGCGCACCGACATCACCATGAAGCACAAGCTGGGGGGAGGCCAGTATGGAGAGGTCTATGAAGGAGTCTGGAAGAAGTACAACCTGACAGTGGCTGTGAAAACTCTCAAG GAGGATACCATGGAGGTGGAAGAGTTCTTGAAAGAAGCTGCAGTAATGAAGGAGATCAAGCATCCGAACTTGGTGCAATTATTAG GGGTGTGCACACGGGAACCTCCTTTCTACATCATCACAGAGTTCATGACATATGGGAACCTGCTGGATTACCTGAGGGAGTGTAACAGGCAGGAGGTGAatgctgtggtgctgctgtaCATGGCAACTCAGATCTCCTCAGCCATGGAGtacctggagaagaaaaacttCATCCACAG GGACCTTGCTGCCAGGAACTGCCTTGTAGGGGAGAACCACTTGGTGAAGGTGGCAGACTTTGGCCTGAGCAGGTTAATGACGGGTGACACCTACACGGCCCACGCTGGAGCAAAATTCCCCATCAAGTGGACTGCACCAGAAAGCCTGGCCTACAACAAGTTCTCCATCAAATCCGATGTCTGGG CCTTTGGTGTTCTGCTGTGGGAAATTGCAACCTATGGTATGTCCCCTTACCCTGGGATTGACCTGTCTCAAGTCTATGAGCTGTTGGAGAAGGACTATCGTATGGAGCGTCCTGAAGGCTGTCCTGAGAAAGTTTATGAGCTCATGAGAGCAT GCTGGCAGTGGAGTCCCTCTGATAGACCATCCTTTGCTGAGATCCATCAGGCCTTTGAGACGATGTTTCAGGAATCCAGCATATCTGATG aggtggagaaggagctgggaaagaAGGGCATGAGGAGTGTAGTGAGCAATTTCCTGCAAGCCCCAGAGTTGCCAACCAAAACGCGAACATCgaggagagctgcagaaagcAAAGATGCCAACGAGGGCTTGGAGACTGCTCATGCTCGAGGCCAGGGGGAATGTG aCCTCCTGGATCATGAACCTGCTGTTTCCCCCTTGCTCCCACGGAAGGAGAGGGTGGCCCTGGAGAGCAGTTTGAATGAAGATGAGCGGCTGCTCCCAAAAGACAAAAAGCACAACCTCTTCAGTGCCCTgatcaagaagaagaagaaaactgcccccacccctccaaaaaggagcagctccttcagggAGATGGACGGACACTCGGAGCGCAGGGCAGGcggggaggaggagagcagggatgctggAAATGGAGCTTTCATTGCCCCCCCTGCAGACACAGCTGAGCCCTCCAAGTTCCAGAGCCCCAGCAATGGGGCTGGTGTCACCAACGGGGTCGTGGCTGGCAACTCTGGGTTCTTATCTCCCCACCTACGGAAGAAGTCCAGCACAATGAGCAGCAGCCGAGGGGTggctgctgaggaggagagCAGTTCCAACTCCAGCAAGCGTTTCTTGAGGTCCTGCTCAGCCTCCTGTGTGCCCCATGGAGCCAAGGACACAGAGTGGAAATCTGTGACTCTGCCTCGGGATCTGCAGTCCACGGGACGCCAGTTTGATTCCTCCACTTTCGGGGGGCACAAGAGTGAGAAGCCGGCGCTGCCTCGGAAACGGGCGAACGAGACCAAGGCTGAAATTGCTGTCAGGGGAACAGTGACCCCTCCTCCACGGCTGCTTAAGAAGAATGAAGAGACTGCTGATGATGTGTTCAAAGATGCAGAgtccagccctggctccagccctcccACCCTGACACCAAAACTTGGCCGTAGgcagcctgctgctcctccttcctccagcgGGCTCCACAAGGATGATGGAGTCAAATCCAGTGCCTTAGGTACCACTGTGATGATGGACCAAGGTTCTGCTGCCAAACCCAACCCTGCTGGGTTCGTGGGGGCAAGCAAAGCTTCCTCTGAGGAGCCACGCCTGAGGAGGCTCAAGCAGCCCTCGGAGTCGGCAGGGAAGGACAAAGGGAAGTTATCGAAGCTGAAAccagcccctcctctcccactGTCTTCATCCTCCATTGCCAAGCCTGGGAAGGTTTCTCACAGTCCCAGccatgaagcagcagcagatgtggtGTCTGGGCCGAAATCCAAACAGTTGACTCAGGTtggagaggctgcaggcagtgatGCTGTCAAGCCAAACCAGTCAGGGGAAGGTGTGAAAAAGCTGGGGATCCCCTCGGTACCAAAGCCACAATCCTCtacaaagctgctgctgagcacagcaaccccagctgcctcctcctcatccATCCCCTCGGCCCCAGGCGGGGACCAGCCGTCATCCACAGCCTTCATCCCCCTCATATCCACCAGGGTCTCGCTGAGGAAGACCCGGCAGCCCCCGGAGAGGATTGCCAGCGGCACCATCACCAAAGGGGTGGTGCTGGAGAGCACCGAGGCACTGCGGCTCGCCATCAGCAAGAACTCGGAGCAGATGGCCAGCCACAGCGCCGTCCTGGAGGCTGGCAAGAACCTCTACACCTTCTGCGTGAGCTACGTGGACTCCATCCAGCAGATGAGGAACAAGTTTGCCTTTCGGGAGGCCATCAATAAGCTGGAGAACAACCTGAGGGAGCTGCAGATCTGCCCCGCGAGCGCTGGCGGCGGCCCCGCTGCCACCCAGGACTTCAGCAAACTGCTCAGCTCCGTGAAAGAAATCAGCGACATCGTCCAGAGGTAG